The following proteins are co-located in the Oceanispirochaeta sp. M1 genome:
- the citF gene encoding citrate lyase subunit alpha: protein MNVTKMNKNSIGREIPAMINGEELKTFEGAFKHTPLIRQDKGNRRLPRLNKLVDTIEQAVLKSELQDGMTISFHHHFRSGDFVLNMVMDVISNLGIKDLTLASSSLTPAHDELIKHIEKGTVCRLITSGLRGKLAEFISNGNMEEPVLFHSHGGRARAIEIGQIKIDVAFLGVPSSDVYGNANGYTGPSACGSLGYAKVDAKHASKVVLLTDYLTEYPNTPFSIDQDTVDLIVKVDSVGNPDKISTGATRITKNPRDLLIAQNAADFIASSPYFEDGFSMQTGSGGASLATTRFLTEHMEQRDIKCSWALGGITSQMVKMHEAGYIKRLLDVQSFDMDAIRSIGQNRLHTEIDASYYANPLNKGCAVNKLNVVILSALEIDLDFNVNVLTGSDGVIMGASGGHSDTAVGSGLSIIVAPLIRGRTSTVTKNVLTVITPGESVDVFVSDRGIAINPRRKDLIEHFKDVRLPFATMEELLDKAERLVGKPDPIEFTDRIVGLVEYRDGTIIDIIRQVKALD from the coding sequence ATGAATGTGACGAAGATGAATAAAAATTCTATCGGCAGAGAAATTCCAGCAATGATAAACGGAGAGGAATTAAAAACCTTTGAAGGTGCCTTTAAGCACACTCCCCTGATACGACAGGACAAAGGAAACAGAAGGCTGCCCAGGCTGAACAAACTTGTAGATACTATTGAACAGGCCGTGCTGAAATCAGAACTACAGGATGGAATGACTATTAGCTTTCACCACCATTTCAGATCAGGAGATTTTGTCCTTAACATGGTCATGGATGTTATAAGTAATTTGGGAATTAAAGATCTGACCCTGGCTTCCAGTTCTCTTACTCCTGCACATGATGAACTGATAAAGCACATCGAAAAAGGGACTGTCTGTCGTCTAATTACAAGCGGTCTGAGAGGAAAACTGGCCGAGTTTATTTCAAACGGTAATATGGAAGAGCCAGTACTCTTTCACAGTCATGGAGGCCGAGCAAGAGCTATAGAAATTGGGCAGATTAAAATTGATGTTGCTTTTCTAGGTGTCCCCTCAAGTGATGTATATGGAAATGCCAACGGTTATACCGGTCCATCAGCCTGCGGTTCCCTTGGTTATGCCAAGGTTGATGCAAAACATGCATCAAAGGTTGTTCTACTCACTGACTATCTAACCGAATATCCAAATACACCATTCAGCATTGACCAGGATACTGTGGATTTAATTGTTAAAGTTGATTCTGTTGGAAATCCCGACAAAATCAGTACAGGTGCAACCAGGATAACAAAGAACCCAAGGGATCTGCTTATTGCCCAGAATGCCGCAGATTTTATCGCATCATCCCCCTATTTTGAAGACGGATTCTCTATGCAGACCGGATCAGGAGGTGCCTCTCTCGCAACAACCCGCTTCCTGACTGAACATATGGAACAGAGAGATATAAAATGCAGCTGGGCTCTCGGCGGTATAACCAGTCAAATGGTCAAGATGCATGAAGCCGGATACATCAAAAGGCTTCTGGATGTTCAGAGTTTTGATATGGATGCAATCCGTTCCATCGGTCAGAACCGTCTGCATACTGAAATTGATGCGTCCTACTATGCCAACCCCCTGAATAAGGGATGTGCCGTAAACAAACTTAATGTTGTTATTCTCAGTGCTCTGGAAATAGACCTGGACTTCAATGTAAACGTACTGACTGGCTCCGACGGCGTCATTATGGGTGCTTCAGGAGGACATTCAGATACGGCAGTCGGATCTGGACTCTCCATTATTGTGGCTCCCCTGATTAGAGGAAGAACTTCAACTGTGACCAAGAATGTTCTTACAGTAATTACTCCCGGAGAATCAGTGGATGTTTTTGTTTCCGATAGAGGGATTGCCATAAATCCACGACGGAAAGATCTGATTGAACATTTCAAAGACGTAAGGCTCCCCTTCGCCACCATGGAGGAACTTCTGGATAAGGCGGAAAGACTTGTAGGAAAACCGGATCCAATTGAATTTACAGACCGAATTGTGGGAC
- the citE gene encoding citrate (pro-3S)-lyase subunit beta yields the protein MKLRRTMLYVPGNNAGMMKDAHIYRSDSVMFDLEDSVSLNEKDSARFLVFNALNTLNYEGIETVVRINGLDTPFGREDIKAMVRVKPDVIRLPKTDSAEDVLEVERLLEAEEKSCGYEIGSIRMMAAIEGPLGVLNAYQIATSSKRLIGIALGAEDFVTSMKTSRSPEGIELLFARSQILTAARAAGIYALDTVYSDVNNDEGFLDEVRQIKQLGFDGKSVISPRQIQPVHRVYCPSDNEIDHAIRVIQAIKEAEDKNSGVISLNGKMVDKPIVDRARRVLEMAKATGIRINELEAYCDECDEDE from the coding sequence ATGAAACTGAGAAGAACAATGCTCTACGTCCCTGGCAACAACGCAGGAATGATGAAGGACGCACATATCTACCGCTCAGATTCAGTTATGTTCGATCTGGAAGACTCAGTCTCATTAAATGAAAAAGATAGCGCCCGCTTTCTGGTATTCAATGCTCTGAACACTCTGAACTATGAAGGAATTGAAACGGTTGTCCGTATCAATGGCCTCGATACACCCTTTGGCCGTGAGGACATCAAAGCCATGGTCCGGGTAAAACCCGATGTGATCAGACTCCCTAAAACAGACAGTGCAGAAGATGTGCTTGAGGTGGAAAGATTACTGGAAGCTGAAGAGAAAAGCTGTGGTTATGAGATCGGTAGTATTAGAATGATGGCTGCCATCGAGGGTCCTCTTGGTGTTCTCAATGCTTATCAGATTGCCACATCATCCAAACGGCTGATCGGTATTGCCCTGGGAGCCGAAGACTTTGTAACCAGTATGAAAACCAGTCGATCCCCGGAAGGAATAGAGCTGCTCTTTGCCCGCTCTCAGATATTAACAGCCGCCAGAGCTGCAGGAATCTATGCTCTGGATACAGTCTATTCAGATGTTAATAACGATGAGGGATTTCTGGATGAAGTCAGGCAAATCAAACAGCTGGGCTTTGATGGAAAATCAGTCATATCACCAAGACAGATACAACCTGTCCATAGAGTCTACTGTCCCAGCGACAACGAAATCGATCATGCCATCAGGGTCATTCAGGCCATAAAAGAGGCTGAAGATAAAAATTCGGGTGTTATTTCACTCAATGGAAAGATGGTGGATAAACCCATTGTCGACCGTGCACGCAGAGTCCTTGAAATGGCTAAGGCAACTGGTATCCGAATCAATGAACTGGAGGCATACTGTGATGAATGTGACGAAGATGAATAA
- the citD gene encoding citrate lyase acyl carrier protein, translated as MKIMKTGLAGSLESSDVLITVDSNNGNGRDISLDSTVKRQYGKQILKVVDETLDRLSIVDVKIRLEDKGALDCTIRARLEAAVYRAVGSATYPWEKLS; from the coding sequence ATGAAAATAATGAAGACAGGACTGGCAGGCTCTCTTGAGTCCAGCGATGTTCTGATCACCGTTGACAGTAATAACGGCAATGGACGGGATATCTCACTGGACAGTACTGTAAAAAGACAGTACGGAAAGCAGATTCTAAAAGTAGTGGATGAGACTCTGGATCGCCTTTCAATTGTAGACGTTAAGATACGTCTGGAAGACAAGGGTGCTTTGGACTGTACCATAAGAGCCCGCCTTGAAGCCGCTGTTTACAGAGCTGTGGGAAGTGCAACCTATCCCTGGGAGAAATTGTCATGA
- the citC gene encoding [citrate (pro-3S)-lyase] ligase: MSIESYELRTLNLKYTSEREALIEFLNYHDLILDKDIDYAICLEDNGKIIATGCSSGKILKCIAVSEDYQGQALTNRVMSYLRLRAYHEGINSLFLYTKPENESIFSELGFFLLAAAPDAILMENSKNGCSEYLSEMEKPENGAEAAAIVMNCNPFTLGHRFLIEKACSENETVHLFVLKEDLSVFPFKDRIEMVKQGTEDLQNLYIHEGRDYIISRATFPSYFLKEEKILNESHALLDLDLFSKRIAPELNITKRYVGEEPFCPVTSLYNKMMKKTLPSQGIKVFEIPRIKTAGRTISATEIRKALGEGELNTIKEMVPMTTFKYLNSEKGSHIGNIIREKENENNEDRTGRLS, from the coding sequence ATGTCTATCGAAAGCTATGAATTAAGAACTCTGAACCTGAAATACACATCTGAAAGAGAAGCTCTTATTGAGTTTCTGAACTACCATGATCTAATACTGGACAAAGATATTGACTATGCCATCTGTCTTGAAGATAACGGTAAAATCATTGCTACCGGGTGCTCCTCGGGAAAGATCCTTAAGTGTATAGCAGTCAGCGAGGATTATCAGGGACAGGCTCTTACAAATAGAGTCATGTCCTATCTTCGTCTAAGAGCCTATCATGAAGGGATCAATTCACTTTTTTTATACACGAAACCTGAAAATGAATCTATTTTTTCTGAACTGGGATTCTTTCTTCTGGCTGCTGCACCAGATGCTATTCTGATGGAAAATAGTAAGAATGGATGCAGCGAGTACTTATCTGAAATGGAAAAACCGGAGAATGGAGCCGAAGCAGCCGCTATTGTTATGAATTGTAATCCATTCACTCTGGGACACAGATTTCTAATTGAAAAAGCCTGCTCCGAAAACGAGACTGTTCATCTTTTTGTATTGAAGGAAGATCTTTCGGTGTTCCCTTTCAAAGACAGAATCGAAATGGTTAAACAGGGCACCGAAGATCTGCAAAATCTCTACATCCATGAAGGTCGAGACTATATTATTTCCAGAGCAACTTTTCCAAGCTATTTTTTGAAAGAAGAAAAAATTCTAAATGAGAGTCATGCCCTTCTTGATCTTGACCTTTTTTCAAAGCGAATTGCACCGGAACTGAATATTACCAAACGATATGTGGGAGAAGAACCATTCTGTCCTGTGACATCTCTTTATAACAAAATGATGAAAAAAACCCTTCCTTCACAGGGCATCAAAGTCTTTGAAATACCGCGGATAAAAACTGCCGGTAGAACAATCAGTGCAACAGAGATTAGAAAAGCCCTGGGAGAAGGAGAACTGAACACAATTAAAGAGATGGTTCCTATGACCACCTTTAAATATCTGAATTCTGAAAAAGGATCCCATATAGGGAACATTATCAGGGAGAAAGAAAATGAAAATAATGAAGACAGGACTGGCAGGCTCTCTTGA
- a CDS encoding Na+/H+ antiporter NhaC family protein, whose translation MDELSYGALALIPPLVAIILAIWKKQVLLSLLTGIWAGSTIINNWNPLTGLLETFSGYIVGKSLADSWNIGIIVFLLAVGGMIGMIGKMGGTKAIAESISAKAQDVRSTQLATALMGIAIFFDDYANSIIVGNTMRPITDKQKISREKLSYIVDSAAAPVSSMAPISTWIAMELSLIAAGLTALNIEGNSMLVFFQTIPYRFYSLFALVLLFSLILQKRDYGAMLKAEIRARKTGQVNREGATPMITDDKSLLPDEGIKGSIWGVLIPIGIFILVTFVGLWYNGHEAGKSFRDSIGDSDASVVLTWAAFISSITAAIQGIAGKKYSLSGAVDAWVNGAKSMFMAVIILTLAFALKAVISEMMLAEWLVHVIPFSNGGLFTILLPSLIFLTAMFVAFSTGTSWGTNSILMPIVIPVAANASAASGDVTPLILACIGSVLTGAVFGDHCSPISDTTILSSSASGADHLDHVTTQAPYAITAAVFALVLGTIPAGLGISPWISLTVGAAGIIIFVKFFGKEIDTEGNIIS comes from the coding sequence ATGGATGAACTCAGTTACGGAGCCTTGGCTCTGATACCCCCTCTGGTTGCCATTATCCTGGCAATCTGGAAAAAACAGGTCCTTCTGTCACTTTTAACAGGAATTTGGGCAGGATCTACAATTATTAATAACTGGAACCCCCTCACAGGTCTTCTGGAAACATTTTCAGGTTATATCGTCGGTAAATCACTGGCAGATTCCTGGAATATTGGAATCATCGTTTTCCTCCTTGCCGTAGGGGGCATGATCGGTATGATCGGAAAGATGGGCGGAACCAAAGCTATTGCCGAAAGCATCTCTGCTAAAGCACAGGATGTCCGTTCCACACAGCTTGCAACGGCTCTTATGGGAATTGCTATCTTCTTTGATGATTACGCCAACTCCATCATTGTGGGTAACACCATGCGCCCCATCACAGACAAACAGAAAATTTCAAGAGAGAAACTGTCCTACATTGTAGACTCAGCTGCGGCTCCTGTCTCTTCAATGGCACCCATATCCACATGGATCGCCATGGAGCTCAGCCTTATTGCCGCCGGATTGACAGCCCTCAATATCGAAGGGAATTCCATGCTGGTCTTTTTCCAGACCATACCCTATCGCTTCTACTCTCTCTTTGCCCTGGTACTTCTCTTCTCTCTGATCCTACAGAAAAGAGATTACGGTGCCATGCTGAAGGCGGAAATCAGAGCCAGAAAAACCGGACAGGTCAACAGAGAGGGAGCTACTCCCATGATCACCGATGACAAGTCACTCCTTCCTGATGAAGGAATTAAGGGCTCTATCTGGGGAGTATTAATCCCCATCGGAATATTCATCCTGGTTACCTTTGTAGGTCTCTGGTACAACGGACATGAAGCAGGTAAATCATTTAGAGATTCCATTGGAGACTCGGATGCATCTGTTGTTCTGACATGGGCAGCCTTTATCTCATCCATTACGGCTGCCATTCAGGGAATCGCCGGAAAGAAGTACAGCCTCAGCGGCGCAGTTGATGCCTGGGTAAACGGAGCTAAATCCATGTTTATGGCCGTTATCATCCTGACTCTTGCATTTGCACTGAAAGCTGTAATATCAGAAATGATGCTGGCCGAGTGGCTTGTGCATGTAATTCCCTTCAGCAATGGTGGATTATTCACCATACTCCTCCCCTCGCTGATTTTCCTTACTGCCATGTTTGTTGCCTTTTCAACAGGAACATCATGGGGAACCAACTCAATCCTGATGCCCATCGTTATCCCCGTAGCGGCCAATGCATCTGCGGCATCCGGTGATGTGACTCCCCTGATACTTGCATGTATCGGTTCCGTTCTGACTGGTGCCGTTTTCGGAGACCATTGTTCTCCCATATCGGATACAACAATTCTCTCTTCTTCAGCATCCGGAGCAGACCACCTTGACCATGTAACAACCCAGGCTCCCTATGCAATAACAGCAGCAGTATTTGCACTGGTATTGGGAACAATCCCGGCAGGATTAGGCATATCCCCCTGGATCAGCCTTACGGTAGGAGCTGCCGGTATTATTATATTTGTTAAATTCTTTGGTAAAGAGATTGATACAGAAGGGAATATTATCAGTTAG
- a CDS encoding aminoacetone oxidase family FAD-binding enzyme, which yields MEYDLIIIGAGAAGLFAGARASAAGLRFCILESMNQSGLKLLTSGSGQCNITNAEDIRSYPERYGKAHKFVKPALLEWSNQDLITFVEKEGLPCEDRGDGKIFPVSRNSRDVRDLLQKLSQNGEGRIFWKDPVRSIEKKGVLFYVKTGSSQYSAPKILLAAGGLSYPSTGSTGDSYILAERLGHSIVKPRPSLTPVFIKNFILVESSGSAFPVSIDLYREGKKLHSFMGDLLITHKGFSGPVILNNSRDMTPGDELRVSWLPDRDREDLDQDILNRIQNSGKKSLPSGLGQNGISESLMKGLLKKAGLSPEMKMNQLSKKNRISYLKEIFSSSFIVDSLGGFNQAMVTAGGVSLKEINPRTMESKLCEGLFFAGEVMDVDGETGGYNLQFAFSSAALAVKTMTAE from the coding sequence ATGGAATATGATCTGATTATCATTGGTGCCGGTGCTGCCGGTCTGTTTGCCGGAGCACGAGCCTCTGCGGCGGGTCTCCGCTTCTGTATTCTTGAGAGCATGAATCAGTCGGGCCTGAAACTTCTAACATCCGGATCGGGTCAATGCAATATTACCAATGCAGAAGATATCCGCTCCTACCCCGAGCGTTATGGAAAAGCTCACAAATTTGTAAAACCGGCTCTTCTTGAATGGAGTAATCAGGACCTTATCACCTTTGTAGAGAAAGAAGGGCTTCCTTGTGAAGACCGTGGAGACGGTAAGATTTTTCCTGTCAGCAGAAACAGCAGGGATGTGCGGGATCTTCTACAGAAACTTTCACAGAATGGTGAAGGGAGAATTTTCTGGAAGGATCCAGTCAGATCTATAGAGAAGAAGGGTGTTCTCTTTTATGTAAAAACCGGCAGCTCTCAATATAGCGCTCCTAAAATTCTGTTGGCTGCAGGAGGGTTGTCCTACCCCTCTACGGGTTCAACTGGTGATTCTTATATTCTGGCAGAAAGACTTGGGCACTCCATAGTCAAGCCCAGGCCCTCACTGACTCCTGTATTTATAAAGAATTTCATACTGGTAGAATCCTCAGGCTCGGCTTTTCCTGTATCCATTGATCTGTACCGGGAAGGGAAAAAGCTGCATAGCTTCATGGGAGATCTGCTTATTACTCATAAGGGATTTTCCGGTCCTGTTATCCTGAATAACAGCAGGGATATGACTCCCGGGGATGAGCTTAGAGTTTCATGGCTTCCAGACCGGGATCGTGAAGATCTTGATCAGGATATCCTGAACCGGATTCAGAATTCCGGGAAAAAATCTCTTCCCTCGGGTCTGGGTCAAAATGGGATATCTGAATCTCTGATGAAAGGGCTTCTAAAAAAGGCCGGTTTGAGTCCTGAAATGAAAATGAATCAGCTCAGTAAGAAAAATCGAATTTCTTATTTAAAGGAAATATTCAGCTCATCCTTTATTGTGGATTCCCTGGGTGGGTTTAATCAGGCCATGGTGACTGCCGGTGGAGTCTCTCTTAAGGAGATAAATCCCAGAACCATGGAATCAAAACTCTGTGAAGGGTTGTTCTTTGCTGGAGAAGTAATGGATGTGGATGGAGAAACCGGAGGCTATAACCTCCAGTTTGCATTCTCATCGGCAGCCCTGGCTGTTAAGACTATGACCGCCGAATAA
- the pyk gene encoding pyruvate kinase: protein MKTNRTKIVATIGIHNDLQFIKKLYKAGAGIFRLNTAHQTPDETEQIIGRIREVSDRAAILIDTKGPEIRTLDIEETIEVKEGDEVFVIPQGVKMDRPHFSVSYDKFCDVVTRGTEVLIDDGDMSLIVIDKKDDQLRCIANNAGKIKNKKSVNVPKIPIALPSLTKKDIEYINFAAEIGVDFIAHSFVRNKEDLIAVQKILDKYNSPIRLIAKIENTEGIENINEILDHCHGVMVARGDLGIELPAEEVPLVQKKIIRKCIKRSKIVITATQMLHTMIEHPRPTRAEVSDVANAVLDGTDALMLSGETAYGNYAYEAVTTMSNIAAASESQKKSKVRRKNTEKFNPVRLQMITAAESTARALGAKAIIVQTDTGRSANLLSSLRGKTPVLALSPNPTVVRQLALSYGVTSFHLRSQDTLDEMVSESVKTVLNEGIVGNNELVVLVGSSPNHSTVTNFIEAGEAGMFLGGRE from the coding sequence ATGAAAACAAACCGGACAAAAATCGTTGCCACTATCGGGATACACAATGATTTACAATTTATTAAGAAGCTCTATAAAGCCGGAGCGGGAATCTTCCGGTTGAACACAGCTCACCAGACTCCCGATGAAACAGAACAGATAATAGGCAGAATCAGAGAGGTCTCTGACAGAGCCGCGATTCTGATCGATACAAAGGGCCCGGAAATCAGAACACTGGACATTGAAGAAACCATTGAAGTGAAAGAAGGTGATGAGGTCTTTGTCATTCCCCAGGGAGTGAAGATGGATCGGCCCCATTTTTCAGTAAGTTACGATAAGTTCTGTGACGTGGTGACACGGGGAACAGAAGTCCTCATCGATGATGGTGACATGTCTTTAATCGTAATTGATAAAAAAGATGATCAGCTCCGCTGTATTGCCAATAATGCTGGTAAAATAAAGAATAAAAAAAGCGTCAATGTACCCAAGATTCCCATTGCCCTTCCTTCTCTCACTAAAAAGGATATTGAGTATATTAACTTTGCTGCAGAGATCGGTGTGGATTTTATCGCCCACTCATTTGTCAGAAACAAAGAGGACCTGATTGCCGTTCAGAAAATTCTTGATAAATACAACAGTCCCATCAGACTGATTGCTAAAATTGAAAACACAGAGGGTATTGAGAATATCAATGAGATTCTGGATCACTGTCATGGTGTAATGGTTGCCAGAGGGGACCTGGGAATAGAACTTCCCGCAGAAGAAGTACCCCTGGTACAGAAAAAGATCATCCGTAAGTGTATCAAACGGAGCAAAATCGTAATCACAGCCACACAGATGCTCCATACCATGATAGAGCATCCCCGTCCTACCAGAGCCGAGGTCAGTGATGTGGCCAACGCTGTATTAGACGGAACAGATGCATTAATGCTCTCAGGTGAAACAGCCTATGGAAATTATGCCTACGAGGCTGTCACCACGATGTCCAACATTGCCGCTGCAAGTGAATCGCAGAAGAAGAGTAAAGTTCGGAGAAAGAACACTGAGAAATTCAATCCAGTCCGTCTTCAGATGATCACCGCGGCTGAATCCACAGCCAGAGCGCTGGGAGCCAAGGCTATTATAGTCCAGACAGACACTGGACGTTCTGCTAATCTTCTCTCCTCTTTGAGAGGAAAAACACCTGTACTTGCACTGTCGCCCAACCCCACTGTCGTACGGCAGCTGGCTCTGAGCTACGGTGTCACCTCATTTCATCTGAGATCACAGGACACACTGGATGAGATGGTCAGTGAATCTGTAAAAACTGTCCTGAACGAAGGCATTGTCGGAAATAACGAACTGGTAGTTCTTGTAGGATCTTCTCCCAACCATTCAACAGTAACCAACTTCATCGAAGCCGGTGAAGCGGGAATGTTCCTGGGTGGAAGGGAATAA
- the mnmD gene encoding tRNA (5-methylaminomethyl-2-thiouridine)(34)-methyltransferase MnmD gives MCTKRSIKDYYKIELNQIFDKREDIITGQLSDINPYYGDLYFSRHDGLDESEYVFIDGNDLKNRIRDVEGLHIGETGFGTGLNFLTLLKIIEESGITGMRLKYSSIEKYPLDPTRIQELLSPFADRLSELLPKYLSYWESFYPTLNKEWNNVTWSFPGVEVDFKLYNGDALTWSSEKSEAHVNAWFLDGHSPDKNPEIWSPGIMKSVYENTAIGGTLASFTASGMVKRALREAGFFIKRKKGFGAKRHMIQGLKS, from the coding sequence ATTTGCACAAAAAGAAGCATAAAGGATTATTATAAAATTGAACTAAATCAAATTTTCGATAAAAGAGAGGATATTATTACCGGACAACTTTCAGATATTAATCCCTATTATGGAGATCTTTATTTTTCAAGACATGACGGTCTTGATGAATCGGAATATGTATTTATTGACGGAAATGATCTCAAGAACAGAATCAGGGACGTCGAGGGTCTTCATATAGGGGAAACCGGCTTCGGGACTGGTTTGAATTTTCTGACTCTGCTGAAGATTATTGAAGAGAGTGGAATAACTGGAATGAGACTTAAGTATTCCAGCATCGAAAAGTACCCACTGGATCCGACTCGAATTCAAGAACTCTTAAGCCCTTTTGCTGACAGATTATCTGAATTGCTGCCTAAATATTTATCCTACTGGGAGTCCTTTTATCCTACTCTTAATAAAGAGTGGAATAATGTTACATGGTCTTTTCCCGGAGTTGAGGTTGATTTCAAGCTGTACAACGGCGATGCTTTAACATGGAGCAGTGAAAAATCTGAGGCTCATGTAAATGCCTGGTTTCTTGATGGACACAGCCCGGATAAGAATCCGGAGATCTGGTCCCCGGGAATAATGAAGTCTGTATACGAAAATACGGCAATAGGTGGAACACTGGCCAGTTTCACAGCTTCCGGTATGGTAAAAAGGGCATTAAGGGAAGCAGGCTTCTTCATTAAGAGAAAAAAAGGATTTGGAGCAAAAAGGCACATGATTCAGGGACTTAAGTCTTGA
- the galE gene encoding UDP-glucose 4-epimerase GalE, giving the protein MGKILITGGAGYIASHTNLELLDAGYDIVLADNFCNSSMEAVRRVEELSGKKLPMYEVDLKDIDALRQVFDKEPGISGVIHFAALKAVGESVEKPLMYYENNITGSLNLYKVMDEKGVKQLVFSSSATVYGDPESVPVREDARLNATNPYGQTKLMMEQILIDAAKAKGWDVTILRYFNPVGAHPSGRIGEDPEYPNNLLPFVSQVAAGVREKVMVFGNDWPTPDGTGVRDYIHVVDLAKAHVKALDKLKVNKGVSIYNVGTGKGFSVLEMIKAFEDVCGHAIAWEFGPRRAGDIATVYGDPAYAEKELEWKAESGLQEMVASAWKWQSDNPKGYKS; this is encoded by the coding sequence ATGGGAAAAATTCTGATCACCGGCGGTGCCGGCTATATCGCCTCACACACAAATCTGGAACTGCTTGATGCAGGATATGATATCGTCCTTGCGGATAACTTCTGCAATTCATCCATGGAGGCTGTACGCCGTGTTGAAGAGCTGAGCGGGAAAAAACTTCCAATGTATGAAGTGGACCTTAAAGATATTGATGCTCTGAGACAGGTTTTCGATAAAGAGCCTGGAATAAGCGGAGTCATTCATTTTGCTGCACTCAAGGCTGTAGGGGAATCTGTTGAAAAACCCCTGATGTACTATGAAAATAATATTACAGGTTCTTTGAACCTCTATAAAGTTATGGATGAAAAGGGAGTAAAACAGCTTGTTTTCTCCTCATCCGCCACAGTTTACGGAGATCCTGAATCGGTTCCTGTAAGAGAAGATGCCAGACTGAATGCAACCAACCCCTACGGTCAGACTAAACTGATGATGGAGCAGATCCTAATCGATGCAGCCAAGGCCAAGGGCTGGGACGTTACAATCCTCCGTTACTTCAATCCCGTAGGAGCTCACCCTTCAGGACGGATCGGAGAAGATCCCGAGTACCCCAACAACCTTCTTCCCTTTGTCTCTCAGGTTGCCGCTGGTGTTCGTGAAAAGGTTATGGTGTTCGGAAATGACTGGCCCACTCCTGACGGAACAGGCGTTCGTGACTATATACATGTTGTGGACCTGGCCAAAGCACATGTTAAAGCACTGGACAAACTGAAAGTTAATAAAGGCGTGTCCATCTATAATGTGGGTACGGGTAAGGGATTCTCTGTTCTGGAAATGATCAAGGCTTTTGAAGATGTCTGCGGTCATGCTATTGCCTGGGAATTCGGACCCCGTCGGGCCGGTGATATCGCCACAGTTTACGGTGACCCTGCCTATGCAGAAAAAGAGCTGGAATGGAAAGCCGAATCAGGGCTGCAGGAAATGGTCGCTTCCGCCTGGAAATGGCAGAGTGATAATCCCAAGGGATATAAAAGCTGA